Proteins encoded within one genomic window of Halodesulfurarchaeum formicicum:
- a CDS encoding HalOD1 output domain-containing protein yields MAEHYDRVLLLITEAVSDMLERPIEDLPPLSESIDLEGLDAVMSHTASDVAVIFSYAGLRVFVHSEGFVYVRPMCEDECPNLGRKFVHSS; encoded by the coding sequence ATGGCCGAACACTATGACCGGGTGCTGTTACTCATCACAGAGGCGGTCTCGGACATGTTGGAGCGGCCGATAGAGGACCTCCCTCCGCTATCCGAGTCCATCGACCTTGAGGGCCTGGATGCAGTCATGAGCCATACCGCCAGCGACGTGGCAGTCATCTTTTCCTATGCTGGGCTTCGCGTTTTCGTTCACTCCGAGGGCTTCGTTTACGTCCGGCCGATGTGTGAAGACGAATGCCCCAATTTGGGAAGGAAATTCGTCCACAGCAGTTGA
- the glmS gene encoding glutamine--fructose-6-phosphate transaminase (isomerizing), giving the protein MCGITACVGSEDVSDTVLQSLENLEYRGYDSAGLALANGSGIEVSKSEGEVATLKGSARTNRLRGDVGIGHTRWSTHGPPSDDNAHPHTDCSGTVAVVHNGIIENHDQLRAELTERGHEFTSDTDTEVVPHLIEERLDDGERPEAAFRHAVGRLDGSYALAMVVDGEKHVYATRDGSPLVLGVGDGQNYLASDAPAFIEFTDQVVYLEDGDIVVVDRDGYRIADSEGREIDRPVETIDWAAESAEKAGYDHFMLKEIQEQPMALRQTLEGRIKDGKVALKDFPPGTFTDVTNVQFVACGTSYHAAMYGEQLLSQWGIPSTSYLASEYAVYPPPVDDGTLVISVTQSGETADTLEAMRVAQGNGARTLTVTNVVGSSAARESDDALFIRAGPEIGVAATKTFSSQVVALLLLGLRLADDVTGSKPSRQSELLDALADLPQQVQAVLDTSRAEHVGTQYLGDGGSFFIGRGNAYPVALEGALKFKEITYKHAEGFAAGELKHGPLALVTSETPVFAISSGRDADKLRSSISEVQTRGAPVVAVTPRSMTDIVSTADETITVPGTHPDLVPVLANVQLQLVAYHAAAHLERSIDKPRNLAKSVTVE; this is encoded by the coding sequence ATGTGTGGCATCACCGCGTGTGTCGGGAGTGAGGATGTCAGTGATACAGTGCTGCAAAGCCTGGAAAACCTGGAGTACCGGGGATATGATTCGGCCGGGCTGGCGCTGGCAAACGGGTCCGGCATCGAGGTGTCGAAAAGCGAGGGCGAAGTCGCTACCCTGAAGGGGAGCGCTCGAACGAATCGGCTGCGCGGAGACGTCGGCATCGGACACACTCGCTGGAGCACCCACGGGCCGCCGTCTGACGATAACGCCCATCCCCACACGGACTGTTCCGGGACCGTCGCGGTGGTCCACAATGGCATCATCGAGAACCACGACCAGCTCCGGGCCGAACTAACGGAGCGAGGCCACGAGTTTACCAGTGACACCGATACCGAGGTCGTCCCGCATCTCATCGAGGAACGACTCGATGACGGGGAACGCCCCGAGGCGGCGTTCCGTCACGCAGTCGGCAGGTTGGACGGTAGTTACGCGTTGGCGATGGTCGTCGACGGGGAAAAACACGTGTACGCCACCCGTGACGGGTCGCCGCTGGTTCTGGGGGTCGGCGACGGGCAGAACTATCTCGCGAGTGACGCCCCGGCGTTCATCGAGTTCACCGATCAGGTCGTCTACCTCGAGGACGGGGACATCGTCGTCGTCGATCGGGACGGCTACCGCATCGCCGACAGCGAGGGGCGAGAGATCGACCGGCCGGTCGAGACCATCGACTGGGCTGCCGAATCCGCCGAGAAGGCTGGCTACGACCACTTCATGCTCAAGGAGATCCAGGAGCAACCGATGGCGCTCCGGCAGACCCTCGAAGGCCGTATCAAGGACGGCAAGGTCGCGCTGAAGGACTTCCCGCCGGGGACGTTCACCGATGTGACGAACGTGCAGTTCGTCGCGTGTGGCACCTCCTACCATGCAGCCATGTACGGCGAGCAGCTCCTGTCCCAATGGGGCATCCCGTCCACGTCGTATCTGGCGAGCGAGTACGCCGTCTACCCACCGCCGGTTGACGATGGGACGCTCGTAATTAGTGTGACACAGAGCGGCGAGACGGCCGACACGCTCGAAGCGATGCGGGTCGCCCAGGGAAACGGCGCCCGAACGCTCACAGTGACCAACGTCGTCGGTTCCAGTGCCGCCCGCGAGTCTGACGACGCGCTTTTCATCCGCGCCGGACCCGAGATCGGCGTCGCGGCCACCAAGACGTTCTCCTCACAGGTGGTGGCGCTACTGCTCCTGGGCCTTCGATTGGCTGACGATGTGACCGGCTCGAAACCATCGCGTCAGTCCGAGTTGCTCGATGCGCTTGCAGATCTCCCACAGCAGGTCCAGGCGGTGCTCGACACGTCACGGGCCGAGCACGTTGGCACGCAGTATCTCGGCGATGGGGGAAGCTTCTTCATCGGCCGGGGGAACGCGTATCCGGTCGCACTGGAGGGAGCGCTGAAGTTCAAGGAGATCACCTACAAGCACGCCGAGGGGTTCGCGGCAGGTGAACTAAAGCACGGGCCACTCGCGCTCGTGACGTCGGAGACGCCCGTGTTCGCCATCTCCTCGGGTCGGGACGCCGACAAGCTCCGGAGTAGCATCAGCGAGGTTCAGACCCGGGGTGCCCCGGTTGTCGCGGTCACGCCGCGGTCGATGACCGACATCGTCAGTACGGCCGACGAGACGATAACGGTCCCCGGAACGCATCCTGATCTCGTGCCCGTGCTGGCAAACGTGCAGTTGCAACTCGTCGCGTATCACGCCGCTGCCCATCTGGAGCGGTCCATCGACAAGCCGCGGAACCTCGCAAAGAGCGTCACTGTCGAGTAG
- a CDS encoding DUF7344 domain-containing protein, translated as MNEAPETVSEGRIDPDTTNPDTTCASGGIESDHQPKAETTGDMNVDSTDPVARGGLPLDETFELLRNQRRRYVLQYLESQPGQVSLSELAEQIAAWENEKEIRQITSSERKRVYVGLYQCHLPKMDGMDVISFNKPRGLIELGANADAVEPYLQRPATTDRLSGLRVGLPVIGLSLVPMAILLQSQSMLSLLAALAVIVVATLGGVGMLLRSGGDPDVATDTTAVT; from the coding sequence ATGAACGAAGCACCAGAAACGGTGTCCGAAGGGCGTATCGACCCGGATACCACGAACCCCGACACGACCTGTGCGAGCGGGGGTATCGAATCAGATCACCAGCCGAAAGCAGAGACTACCGGCGATATGAACGTCGATTCGACCGACCCCGTGGCGCGAGGAGGGTTGCCGCTCGACGAAACGTTCGAACTACTGCGTAACCAGCGCCGCCGCTATGTGCTCCAGTATCTCGAATCACAGCCCGGCCAGGTATCGCTGAGCGAGCTGGCCGAGCAGATTGCGGCCTGGGAGAACGAAAAAGAAATCAGACAGATCACCTCCAGTGAGCGAAAGCGGGTGTACGTCGGACTCTACCAGTGTCACCTGCCGAAGATGGACGGCATGGACGTCATTTCGTTCAACAAACCCCGGGGGTTGATCGAACTCGGAGCGAACGCCGACGCGGTCGAACCGTACCTGCAGCGCCCCGCAACTACAGACCGGCTGTCCGGGCTCCGCGTCGGTCTCCCGGTCATCGGCCTCTCCCTGGTGCCCATGGCGATACTACTGCAGTCTCAATCGATGCTCTCGCTACTCGCCGCGCTGGCTGTCATCGTGGTGGCCACCCTCGGTGGCGTTGGGATGCTTCTCCGATCGGGCGGCGATCCTGACGTGGCGACCGACACAACGGCGGTCACATGA
- a CDS encoding DUF7344 domain-containing protein: MSSSDSAGLSTDQIFEILSSQRRRMVLYYLRQHGGSATMSDLADQIAAWENETEIDELTSQERKRVYVSLYQTHLPKLASTNLIDYDSDEGDVRLTDRATEMDAFLSPKQRSGYSWRRHYFALLLLAGALMVIGVIVTPLFGPNVLPLLVGGILIGYLVTVGVEYWYHRKQQSTVPVELVPDDQ; encoded by the coding sequence ATGAGTTCCTCCGATTCGGCCGGGCTGAGCACGGACCAGATATTCGAGATACTCAGTAGTCAACGCCGGCGGATGGTTCTCTATTATCTCCGCCAGCATGGGGGGTCGGCGACGATGAGCGACCTCGCCGATCAGATCGCGGCCTGGGAGAACGAGACCGAGATCGACGAGTTGACGAGCCAGGAACGAAAGCGCGTGTACGTCTCACTGTACCAGACCCACCTCCCGAAACTCGCCTCCACCAACCTGATCGATTATGACTCCGACGAGGGGGATGTCAGACTCACCGACCGGGCGACAGAGATGGACGCCTTTCTCAGCCCCAAGCAGCGCTCGGGGTACTCCTGGCGTCGACACTACTTCGCACTCCTGCTTCTCGCTGGTGCCCTGATGGTGATCGGGGTGATCGTAACGCCACTTTTCGGACCAAACGTGTTGCCGCTTTTGGTTGGCGGCATCTTGATCGGCTATCTGGTGACAGTCGGGGTCGAGTACTGGTACCACCGGAAACAGCAGTCGACGGTACCGGTCGAGCTCGTCCCCGACGACCAGTGA
- a CDS encoding helix-turn-helix domain-containing protein has product MSTDWDEIGYVISSTYRIRVLQRLADSAAPTSKIAEDIGCANSHVSRALNDLRERGLVDLLVPESRKKGRIYGITDRGREIWETIEAQNLV; this is encoded by the coding sequence ATGAGTACAGACTGGGACGAGATCGGGTACGTAATCAGCTCGACCTACCGAATCAGGGTTCTCCAGCGGTTGGCCGACTCGGCAGCACCGACCTCGAAGATCGCCGAGGATATCGGCTGTGCCAACTCCCACGTTTCACGCGCGTTGAACGACCTCCGTGAGCGTGGGCTCGTCGATCTCCTCGTGCCGGAGTCTCGGAAGAAAGGCCGTATCTACGGTATCACCGACCGTGGCCGCGAGATCTGGGAGACCATCGAGGCACAGAACCTGGTCTAA
- a CDS encoding TraB/GumN family protein, which produces MGSQQVADQLSTVMEKDPRVSESNVRHIDGGSSPVVLVGVVHDHPASVHRAVAVVDAVAPETVAVELPDLLLPVIEDATAEDSTGAEEGLGGEMAAAIAATDGSLTGIDVPGRGTGRSLFAELRNERPSVTTVLRAVGDVSRITAHALVGRLAGLGVPGTPAVEDLEQRHEYDLPADVTPRTQAEHEQAHVRRSTTLLRSFDPPAATAFLDAVRERYMVRRLQSLRQDGSVVAVVGHGHLDDIEAMLQKAG; this is translated from the coding sequence ATGGGAAGCCAACAGGTCGCCGACCAACTCAGCACTGTCATGGAGAAGGACCCGCGGGTGAGTGAGTCGAACGTTCGTCACATCGACGGGGGATCGTCTCCGGTAGTGTTGGTCGGGGTCGTCCACGACCACCCAGCAAGTGTCCACCGCGCTGTTGCGGTCGTCGATGCGGTCGCGCCCGAGACCGTCGCCGTCGAGCTCCCGGACCTGTTATTGCCGGTCATCGAAGATGCGACCGCCGAGGACTCGACCGGCGCTGAGGAGGGCCTCGGCGGTGAGATGGCGGCCGCGATAGCCGCCACAGATGGCTCGCTCACCGGAATCGACGTGCCAGGCCGTGGCACTGGGCGGTCACTGTTCGCCGAACTCCGCAATGAGCGCCCGTCAGTGACGACCGTGCTACGGGCAGTCGGTGACGTTAGCCGAATAACTGCACACGCCCTGGTCGGGCGGCTGGCAGGACTGGGCGTCCCCGGCACGCCCGCTGTCGAGGATCTCGAACAGCGCCACGAGTATGACCTCCCGGCTGACGTCACCCCAAGGACCCAGGCCGAACACGAACAGGCCCACGTGCGGCGGAGCACGACGCTTCTGCGGAGTTTCGATCCGCCGGCGGCCACAGCATTTCTGGACGCGGTGCGGGAGCGGTACATGGTCAGGCGGCTCCAGTCCCTCCGGCAGGACGGGTCGGTAGTCGCCGTCGTCGGACATGGCCACCTCGACGATATTGAGGCGATGCTACAGAAGGCGGGGTGA
- a CDS encoding HalOD1 output domain-containing protein, protein MEFEIEENKPVSMAVVQAVSTVKGAKPWSIPPLAEALDPDALDALFETGAGGTPQGADQISFDFANFRVSIDNGKRLTLNPLD, encoded by the coding sequence ATGGAATTCGAGATCGAGGAAAACAAGCCGGTAAGTATGGCGGTGGTCCAGGCGGTCAGTACGGTCAAGGGCGCCAAACCCTGGTCGATCCCGCCGCTGGCCGAAGCGCTCGATCCGGACGCACTCGATGCCCTCTTCGAAACGGGGGCGGGCGGGACTCCCCAGGGAGCGGACCAAATCTCGTTTGACTTCGCGAACTTCCGGGTCAGTATCGATAACGGGAAGCGCCTGACCCTGAACCCCCTCGACTAG
- the glmU gene encoding bifunctional sugar-1-phosphate nucleotidylyltransferase/acetyltransferase, producing MDVIILAAGRGTRMCPLTDGAPKPMLPVADRPLAAHVADAAVSAGAEKLVFTVGYRSTDVESFFGTEYGGVPVEYAHQPTRSGTADAVAMAVTHVDGAFAVLNGDNVYDAANLARLFEHVPAVGYTRVSDPSAYGVVSTDGGTVTGIVEKPANPPSNLANTGAYAFPDGARKLLDVQESERGERELTDVLGRLVDRETVTAVEFDSWADVAYPWDLLSANEQALESLERAVNGAVHADASLRGRVTVEAGATIDAGVVVDGPVLIRDGATIGPNAYIRGPTVVGPDAAVGHAVEVKNSLLLSGASANHLSYVGDSILGPGANLGAGTVTANLRHDDEPVHAGDDDRPTNRRKFGAVIGPGVKTGINTSLQPGVMLSTDTWTKPGEVVDADR from the coding sequence GTGGACGTAATCATACTCGCCGCCGGACGGGGCACCCGGATGTGCCCCCTCACGGATGGGGCACCGAAACCGATGTTGCCAGTGGCCGACAGACCGCTCGCTGCCCACGTTGCCGACGCCGCTGTCTCGGCCGGCGCCGAGAAACTGGTGTTCACAGTCGGCTATCGCTCGACCGACGTCGAGTCGTTTTTCGGAACCGAGTACGGTGGCGTTCCAGTCGAGTATGCACACCAGCCAACCCGCTCCGGGACGGCCGACGCCGTCGCCATGGCGGTGACACACGTGGACGGCGCGTTCGCCGTCCTCAACGGTGACAACGTCTACGACGCGGCGAATCTGGCGAGACTATTTGAACACGTTCCAGCGGTCGGATACACCAGGGTCAGCGATCCCTCGGCCTACGGTGTGGTCTCCACGGACGGCGGGACCGTCACCGGTATCGTCGAGAAGCCAGCGAACCCACCCTCGAATCTCGCCAACACGGGTGCCTACGCGTTCCCCGATGGGGCCCGGAAACTGCTGGACGTCCAAGAGAGCGAACGCGGTGAACGCGAACTCACCGACGTGCTCGGGCGGCTTGTCGACCGGGAGACGGTGACCGCCGTCGAGTTTGACAGCTGGGCGGACGTCGCGTACCCATGGGATCTGCTTTCGGCCAACGAGCAGGCCCTGGAATCGCTCGAACGGGCGGTCAATGGCGCTGTTCATGCGGACGCGTCACTCCGCGGGCGGGTCACCGTCGAGGCGGGCGCGACAATCGACGCCGGCGTGGTCGTGGACGGACCCGTCCTCATCCGAGACGGTGCGACGATCGGCCCCAACGCGTACATTCGCGGGCCGACCGTCGTCGGCCCGGACGCCGCCGTCGGTCACGCTGTCGAGGTAAAAAATAGTCTCCTGCTTTCGGGTGCCAGCGCGAACCACCTCTCTTACGTCGGCGACAGCATTCTCGGACCCGGGGCAAATCTCGGGGCCGGCACCGTGACGGCGAATCTCAGACACGACGACGAACCCGTGCACGCAGGCGACGACGACCGCCCGACCAACCGCCGAAAGTTCGGTGCCGTCATCGGGCCCGGTGTCAAAACCGGCATCAATACGAGCCTGCAACCCGGCGTGATGCTCTCGACCGACACCTGGACGAAGCCTGGCGAAGTCGTCGACGCCGACCGGTGA
- a CDS encoding phosphopentomutase/phosphoglucosamine mutase — MFGTSGIRGPVGETVTGQLALDLGRALGSMADRIVVGRDARTSGSALEWAAIAGAQEAGSEVVSLGIESTPTVARAVDWYDSSAGLVVTASHNPPEDNGFKFWTRSGQAFGPDLTATLSRRIEDTAALTVPPAQMGSVRRVRDASRRHLEALPKGDCGSLSVVVDLGNGTGQLTVEALLARGCDVTAINAQRDGSFPGRPSEPTAANCTELSTIVRDGDADLGIAHDGDADRLMAVDETGRFVSGDELLTLFAIDALSTDGVVAAPVNASALLDTVVGELGGSVVRTAVGDGNVAAACAEPGVVFGGEPSGAWIWPTETLAPDAHYAACRLVDILGRGGTLSDRTDSFPRFVTKRESVRSADGSAIVAAITDRVRERYDDVTELDGVRVDTADGWFLVRASGTEPLVRLTAEARTERRATELLEESRGLLDGVRSTQPKSNESFST; from the coding sequence ATGTTCGGGACGAGTGGCATCCGGGGCCCAGTCGGCGAGACGGTGACGGGACAGCTAGCCCTCGACCTCGGTCGGGCGCTCGGCTCGATGGCCGACCGGATCGTGGTCGGCCGCGACGCGAGAACGAGCGGGTCGGCACTCGAGTGGGCCGCGATCGCCGGCGCTCAGGAGGCAGGGAGCGAGGTAGTGTCCCTCGGGATCGAGTCCACACCCACAGTCGCACGGGCCGTCGACTGGTATGACTCCTCGGCCGGGCTGGTCGTCACGGCATCCCACAACCCGCCGGAAGACAACGGATTCAAGTTCTGGACGCGGTCAGGCCAGGCGTTCGGGCCTGACCTGACTGCGACCCTGTCCCGGCGAATCGAGGATACGGCGGCGCTGACCGTGCCACCGGCCCAGATGGGATCGGTGCGTCGTGTTCGGGACGCAAGCCGACGCCACCTCGAAGCACTCCCGAAAGGCGACTGCGGGTCGCTCTCGGTCGTCGTCGATCTGGGCAACGGAACGGGCCAGCTGACCGTCGAAGCGCTGCTCGCGCGGGGATGTGACGTGACGGCGATCAACGCCCAGCGAGACGGGTCGTTCCCCGGACGACCGAGCGAGCCCACCGCGGCCAACTGTACTGAGCTTTCGACGATCGTCCGTGATGGTGACGCCGACCTCGGAATTGCCCACGACGGTGACGCCGATCGATTGATGGCCGTCGACGAGACCGGACGGTTCGTCTCGGGCGACGAACTGCTCACGCTATTCGCGATTGACGCGCTGTCCACCGATGGCGTAGTTGCCGCTCCCGTCAACGCGAGCGCGCTCCTCGATACAGTCGTCGGCGAACTGGGCGGCTCGGTCGTTCGGACCGCAGTCGGGGATGGAAACGTCGCGGCCGCGTGTGCCGAACCCGGCGTCGTCTTCGGTGGGGAACCGAGTGGGGCCTGGATCTGGCCTACGGAGACGCTGGCCCCCGACGCCCACTACGCCGCGTGCCGGCTCGTCGATATCCTCGGGAGAGGGGGCACGCTCTCCGACCGAACCGATTCCTTTCCCCGGTTCGTGACGAAACGGGAGTCGGTTCGGTCAGCGGACGGCTCCGCAATCGTCGCAGCGATCACGGATCGCGTCCGTGAACGGTACGACGACGTGACGGAACTCGACGGGGTCCGCGTCGACACGGCCGATGGCTGGTTTCTGGTGCGGGCCAGCGGCACCGAACCGCTGGTGCGGCTGACGGCAGAAGCCCGTACCGAACGGCGGGCGACGGAACTGCTCGAGGAGTCGAGGGGCCTCCTCGACGGAGTCCGCTCGACGCAACCCAAGTCGAACGAGTCGTTCTCCACGTGA
- a CDS encoding NUDIX hydrolase encodes MALAGLLDTMSNSLPAAAGLGSAAARPGPSVRRGAKAFITSGSRVLLVRERHADGRGFWTFPGGGARPREPLTDAVRRELDEELDCVAVVGSPVSRFWYAHVSRPSTVSVYTVFDCAVASEVHPVRGEGVLESRWVDPDQPPARTLPQVRHVLRDHGP; translated from the coding sequence ATGGCGCTCGCCGGACTGCTCGATACTATGTCGAACTCCCTCCCCGCAGCCGCAGGGCTCGGTTCCGCGGCTGCACGGCCGGGGCCGTCAGTCAGGCGCGGAGCGAAAGCGTTCATCACCTCGGGGTCGCGGGTGCTCCTCGTACGGGAACGCCATGCCGACGGCCGGGGATTCTGGACGTTCCCCGGAGGCGGGGCCCGGCCTCGGGAACCGCTGACCGACGCCGTCCGGCGCGAACTCGACGAAGAACTCGACTGTGTCGCCGTCGTTGGCAGTCCAGTCTCGCGGTTCTGGTACGCACACGTGAGTCGCCCGTCGACCGTGTCAGTTTACACCGTGTTTGACTGTGCAGTCGCCTCGGAGGTACACCCGGTCCGGGGTGAGGGAGTCCTCGAATCCCGGTGGGTCGATCCCGACCAACCGCCTGCGAGAACCCTCCCACAAGTTCGACACGTCCTTCGCGATCACGGGCCCTGA
- a CDS encoding DUF354 domain-containing protein: MTQQRVERAGNSDVPTPTDTDTGLRVLFDVGHPAQVHLFRNAIAELGERGHETFVTSREKEVTVDLLDAYGIAHRPLSTRGDSLPSLAIELLAREVRLLGVARRFRPDVIVSRLGPVPAHVATLVGCRHVAVSDTHIDNRWLRLVYHGVTLPFVDTLCAPESFELSVDARKRRPLDFQELAYLHPNYFDPDPAVLEAHGIDPEERFFVVRIAGWDAYHDVGYAGLSPEALRTLIDRLSEAGRVFISAEATLPEDLQQYRLPTDPSDIHHVLYYADLYVGDSGTMSTEAAILGTPAIRTNTMVGEDDEPVFQALEQQYGLLRSFADETEAIRAVEDLLAVGIDRVDYRERRDRLVADQPDVTAQLIETILETEAHA, from the coding sequence GTGACACAACAGCGTGTCGAGCGAGCGGGAAACAGTGACGTGCCCACGCCCACCGACACGGACACGGGCCTCCGAGTGCTGTTCGACGTGGGCCACCCCGCACAGGTCCACCTGTTCCGCAACGCCATCGCCGAACTCGGGGAACGGGGCCACGAGACGTTCGTCACGTCCCGCGAGAAGGAGGTCACCGTCGACCTGCTGGATGCCTACGGCATCGCCCATCGGCCGCTTTCGACCCGTGGGGATTCGCTGCCGTCGCTGGCAATCGAGTTGCTGGCTCGCGAGGTCCGACTGCTCGGGGTCGCGCGACGATTCAGGCCTGACGTCATCGTGAGCCGTCTCGGACCCGTTCCCGCTCACGTGGCGACGCTCGTCGGCTGTCGACACGTCGCCGTCAGCGACACTCACATCGACAATCGGTGGCTGCGGCTGGTGTACCACGGTGTCACACTCCCGTTCGTCGACACCCTCTGTGCCCCCGAGAGTTTCGAGCTGTCCGTCGACGCCCGGAAGCGCCGCCCGCTTGACTTCCAGGAGTTGGCATACCTGCATCCGAACTACTTCGACCCGGATCCGGCCGTCCTCGAAGCCCACGGCATCGACCCCGAAGAGCGGTTCTTCGTCGTCCGGATCGCTGGCTGGGACGCCTACCACGACGTCGGGTACGCGGGTCTGTCCCCCGAAGCCCTGCGAACGCTAATCGACCGGCTCTCGGAGGCGGGTCGGGTGTTCATCTCCGCGGAAGCGACCCTCCCGGAGGACCTGCAGCAGTACCGGTTGCCGACCGACCCGTCCGACATCCACCACGTCCTCTACTACGCCGACCTCTACGTGGGGGACTCAGGGACGATGTCGACCGAGGCTGCGATACTCGGGACCCCGGCCATTCGGACGAACACGATGGTTGGGGAGGACGACGAACCCGTGTTCCAGGCGCTCGAACAGCAGTACGGGCTCCTGCGGTCGTTCGCCGACGAAACCGAGGCGATTCGTGCCGTCGAGGACCTGCTCGCGGTAGGTATCGACCGGGTCGACTACCGTGAGCGCCGCGACCGACTGGTCGCCGACCAGCCCGACGTGACCGCACAGTTGATCGAGACGATTCTCGAAACGGAGGCACACGCATGA
- a CDS encoding nucleotide sugar dehydrogenase, protein MSPALGAHSGLYDTTATEADQRAAFTSGEVPVAVYGLGKMGLPLAAVYAEVTGNTIGVDIDPEVVESINAGNTHVKREPGLAELVTAVVDNDDLRATTDGEAAAEEAAVHVLMVPTLLTDDRQPDLSLLDEVVETVGAGLSPGDVVFVESTVPPRTTADRVVPNLSAASGLDPAAFGAAACPERTVSGQALQDVRGTHPKVVGGVDEESTRAAELVYGEISDNEVVPTSDAATAEAVKVFEGVYRDVNIALANQLARYNPAMDIDVTEAIDVANTQPFCDIHDPGPGVGGHCIPVYPYFLTDQYNTDSSLLTAARDTNDAMPEYTVSNLEAILDAHGVALESASVLLLGVTYKANINELRNAPSIPLVRNLRERGATVYAVDPLLDDWSVVGDIEPLTLEESTDRAVDAVVLVTPHDEFADLDWDRFDAPILDGRDAVNASEVEQPVYTIGGQWP, encoded by the coding sequence ATGAGTCCCGCACTCGGAGCCCACTCCGGGCTGTACGACACCACCGCAACCGAGGCCGACCAGCGCGCGGCGTTCACCAGTGGCGAGGTACCTGTAGCCGTCTACGGCCTCGGGAAGATGGGACTGCCCCTGGCGGCGGTCTACGCGGAGGTGACCGGCAACACGATCGGCGTCGATATCGATCCGGAAGTCGTCGAGTCGATCAACGCCGGAAACACGCACGTCAAGCGGGAGCCGGGACTGGCCGAACTCGTCACAGCGGTCGTCGACAACGACGACCTCCGGGCGACGACCGACGGGGAAGCAGCCGCCGAGGAGGCTGCTGTCCACGTGCTGATGGTTCCGACGCTTTTGACCGACGATCGACAACCGGACCTCTCGCTCCTCGACGAGGTAGTCGAAACCGTCGGTGCGGGACTGTCACCGGGAGACGTCGTGTTCGTCGAATCGACAGTCCCCCCGCGCACGACGGCTGACCGGGTTGTCCCGAATCTCAGTGCCGCGAGCGGCCTGGACCCCGCAGCCTTCGGCGCGGCGGCCTGTCCCGAACGAACCGTCAGCGGGCAGGCGCTGCAGGACGTGCGAGGCACACATCCCAAGGTCGTAGGCGGTGTCGACGAGGAGAGTACCCGCGCGGCCGAACTCGTCTACGGCGAGATATCCGACAACGAGGTCGTCCCGACCAGCGACGCGGCGACCGCCGAGGCGGTCAAGGTGTTCGAGGGGGTCTACCGGGACGTCAACATCGCGCTGGCCAACCAGCTCGCCCGCTATAACCCCGCGATGGACATCGACGTCACCGAGGCCATCGACGTCGCCAACACCCAGCCGTTCTGCGATATCCACGACCCGGGCCCCGGCGTCGGCGGTCACTGCATCCCGGTCTACCCGTACTTCCTCACCGACCAGTACAACACCGACTCGTCGCTCCTGACCGCGGCCCGTGATACCAACGACGCGATGCCCGAGTACACCGTCTCGAACCTCGAAGCGATACTGGACGCTCACGGCGTCGCCCTCGAATCGGCGTCAGTGCTCCTGCTGGGAGTGACCTACAAGGCCAACATCAACGAACTCCGCAACGCGCCCTCGATCCCTCTGGTCCGGAACCTCCGGGAGCGCGGGGCGACGGTGTACGCGGTCGACCCCCTGCTGGACGATTGGAGCGTCGTCGGGGACATCGAGCCGCTCACACTCGAGGAAAGCACCGATCGAGCAGTCGACGCGGTCGTCCTCGTGACCCCACACGACGAGTTCGCCGACCTGGACTGGGACCGCTTCGACGCGCCCATCCTAGACGGTCGGGACGCCGTCAACGCGAGTGAGGTCGAACAGCCGGTGTACACCATCGGGGGCCAGTGGCCGTGA